A region from the Lolium perenne isolate Kyuss_39 chromosome 4, Kyuss_2.0, whole genome shotgun sequence genome encodes:
- the LOC127332572 gene encoding mitotic checkpoint protein BUB3.1, whose amino-acid sequence MTDASAATAMGSGRELANPPSDGISNIRFSNHSDHLLVSSWDKTVRLYDAEANVLRGEFAHPGPVLDCCFHDDSSGFSAGADHTVRRLAFASSKEDILGHHDAPVRCVEYSYAAGQVVTGSWDKTIKCWDPRGVSGPERTLVGTYAQPERVYSMSLVGNRLVVATAGRHVNIYDLRNMSQPEQKRDSSLKYQTRCVRCFPNGTGYALSSVEGRVSMEFFDLSESAQSKKYAFKCHRKSESGRDTVYPVNSIAFHPIYGTFATGGCDGFVNVWDGTNKKRLYQYSKYATSIAALSFSKDGHLLAVASSYTYEEGDKPHGPDSIFIRGVNEVEVKPKPKALAAPQ is encoded by the exons ATGACTGACGCATCCGCCGCAACAGCCATGGGCAGCGGCAGGGAGCTCGCCAACCCACCCTCCGACGGCATCTCCAACATCCGCTTCTCCAACCACAGCGACCACCTCCTCGTCTCCTCATGGGACAAG ACGGTTCGGCTGTACGACGCCGAGGCCAACGTGCTCAGGGGCGAGTTCGCGCACCCGGGGCCCGTGCTCGACTGCTGCTTCCACGACGACTCCTCCGGGTTTAGCGCTGGCGCCGACCACACCGTGCGGAG ATTAGCATTTGCTTCATCAAAAGAGGATATTCTCGGCCATCATGATGCTCCAGTTCGCTGCGTCGAGTACTCTTATGCTGCAG GACAAGTGGTCACTGGCAGCTGGGATAAGACAATCAAATGCTGGGATCCAAGAGGAGTAAGTGGACCAGAGCGTACACTGGTTGGGACATATGCTCAACCAGAGCGTGTATATTCTATGTCGTTGGTAGGAAATAGGTTGGTTGTTGCAACAGCAGGAAGGCATGTCAATATTTATGATTTGCGCAACATGTCTCAACCTGAGCAAAAAAGGGACTCATCTTTGAAATATCAAACACGCTGTGTTCGATGTTTTCCCAACGGAACAG GCTATGCTCTAAGTTCTGTCGAAGGACGAGTTTCTATGGAGTTCTTCGATCTTTCGGAGTCTGCACAATCTAAAAA GTATGCTTTCAAGTGTCACCGAAAATCTGAGTCTGGCAGGGATACTGTTTATCCGGTCAATTCAATTGCCTTCCATCCAAT ATATGGCACATTTGCCACTGGAGGGTGTGATGGATTTGTAAATGTATGGGACGGCACAAACAAGAAAAGATTATATCAG TACTCGAAGTACGCTACAAGCATCGCTGCTCTGTCATTCAGTAAAGATGGACATTTGCTGGCTGTGGCATCAAGCTACACTTATGAAGAGGGAGATAAACC GCACGGGCCTGATTCAATATTTATCCGAGGGGTGAATGAAGTGGAGGTCAAGCCTAAGCCCAAGGCATTGGCTGCACCCCAGTAG